One window from the genome of Vibrio vulnificus NBRC 15645 = ATCC 27562 encodes:
- the pgi gene encoding glucose-6-phosphate isomerase has protein sequence MLKTINPTQTQAWNALTAHFESAQDMDLKDLFAQDAARFDKFSARFGSDILVDYSKNLINDETLKHLFALAKETELSAAIKAMFSGEAINQTEGRAVLHTALRNRSNQPVLVDGEDVMPAVNAVLEKIKSFTERVIGGEWKGYTGKAITDIVNIGIGGSDLGPYMVTEALAPYKNHLNLHFVSNVDGTHIVETLKKVDPETTLFLIASKTFTTQETMTNAHTARDWFLATAGDQAHVAKHFAALSTNAPAVSEFGIDTDNMFEFWDWVGGRYSLWSAIGLSIALAVGYDNFVELLEGAHEMDNHFVSTELESNIPVILALIGIWYNNFHGAESEAILPYDQYMHRFAAYFQQGNMESNGKYVDRNGNPVTYQTGPIIWGEPGTNGQHAFYQLIHQGTKLIPCDFIAPAVSHNPAGDHHQKLMSNFFAQTEALAFGKDEETVKAELVKAGKNAEEVAAIAPFKVFEGNRPTNSILVKQITPRTLGNLIAMYEHKIFVQGVIWNIFSFDQWGVELGKQLANQILPELADGSEISSHDSSTNGLINAFKAFKA, from the coding sequence ATGTTGAAAACTATTAATCCAACGCAAACACAAGCTTGGAACGCGCTGACAGCGCATTTTGAATCTGCACAAGATATGGATCTGAAAGATCTTTTCGCTCAAGACGCAGCGCGTTTTGATAAGTTCTCAGCACGTTTTGGCAGTGATATTCTTGTCGATTACTCAAAGAACCTTATCAACGACGAAACGTTAAAACACCTATTCGCACTAGCGAAAGAAACGGAACTAAGTGCTGCTATTAAAGCAATGTTCAGTGGTGAAGCGATCAACCAAACGGAAGGTCGCGCGGTGCTGCATACGGCGCTACGTAATCGCTCAAACCAGCCAGTCCTGGTTGATGGTGAAGACGTTATGCCAGCGGTAAACGCAGTGTTAGAGAAAATTAAATCATTCACTGAGCGTGTTATTGGCGGTGAATGGAAAGGTTATACAGGTAAAGCGATCACAGATATCGTCAACATCGGCATTGGCGGTTCAGACCTAGGTCCTTACATGGTGACGGAAGCGCTTGCACCATACAAAAACCACCTAAACTTACACTTCGTATCTAACGTTGATGGTACTCACATCGTTGAAACACTGAAGAAAGTCGATCCTGAGACAACACTCTTCTTGATTGCGTCTAAGACGTTCACGACGCAAGAAACCATGACAAACGCTCACACTGCACGTGATTGGTTCCTAGCTACGGCTGGCGATCAAGCACACGTTGCTAAGCACTTTGCGGCACTTTCTACTAATGCTCCAGCGGTATCTGAGTTCGGTATTGATACTGACAACATGTTTGAGTTCTGGGATTGGGTTGGTGGTCGTTACTCTCTATGGTCAGCCATCGGTCTTTCAATTGCACTTGCTGTCGGTTACGACAACTTTGTTGAGCTTCTAGAGGGTGCTCACGAGATGGACAACCATTTCGTCTCTACAGAGCTAGAAAGCAACATTCCTGTGATTCTTGCTCTGATTGGTATTTGGTACAACAACTTCCATGGCGCTGAGTCAGAAGCCATTCTACCTTACGACCAGTACATGCACCGCTTCGCGGCGTACTTCCAGCAAGGTAACATGGAGTCGAACGGTAAATACGTTGACCGCAATGGCAACCCAGTGACTTACCAAACCGGTCCAATCATCTGGGGTGAGCCTGGTACTAACGGTCAGCACGCGTTTTACCAACTGATTCACCAAGGCACCAAGTTGATTCCTTGTGACTTCATTGCACCGGCTGTGAGCCACAACCCAGCTGGTGACCACCACCAGAAACTGATGTCGAACTTCTTTGCACAAACAGAAGCATTGGCATTTGGTAAAGATGAAGAAACCGTCAAAGCGGAATTGGTTAAAGCCGGTAAAAATGCAGAAGAAGTGGCGGCGATTGCCCCATTCAAGGTATTTGAAGGTAACCGTCCAACCAACTCTATCTTGGTTAAGCAAATCACGCCTCGCACACTGGGTAACCTGATCGCCATGTACGAGCACAAAATCTTTGTTCAAGGCGTGATTTGGAACATCTTCAGCTTTGACCAATGGGGTGTGGAGCTAGGTAAGCAACTGGCAAACCAAATCCTGCCTGAACTTGCTGATGGTTCTGAAATCAGCTCACACGACAGTTCAACCAATGGTCTTATCAACGCATTTAAAGCGTTCAAAGCGTAA
- a CDS encoding chemotaxis protein CheX — translation MRAEFVNPFLASLMNVLKTMASLELKPQKPRIKKDEIARGDVSGLIGMVGAQTRGSMSITFDEGLALEIMQNMLGERPNGLNEEVTDMVGEITNMVTGGAKRILAESGFDFDMATPVVVSGKGHTIRHKCEGSIIIMPFSSQWGNAFIEICFE, via the coding sequence ATGCGCGCTGAATTTGTAAACCCGTTTTTAGCATCTCTAATGAATGTTCTAAAAACGATGGCTTCACTGGAATTGAAGCCTCAGAAACCACGAATCAAAAAAGATGAGATTGCCCGTGGTGATGTTTCTGGCCTTATTGGTATGGTCGGGGCGCAAACACGCGGCTCGATGTCAATTACCTTTGATGAAGGGCTTGCGCTCGAAATCATGCAGAACATGCTGGGTGAGCGACCAAATGGATTGAATGAAGAAGTAACCGATATGGTGGGTGAAATCACCAATATGGTTACTGGTGGAGCAAAACGTATTCTCGCTGAAAGTGGCTTTGATTTTGATATGGCGACACCCGTTGTGGTCTCAGGCAAAGGACACACGATTCGCCACAAGTGCGAAGGCTCGATCATCATCATGCCGTTTTCCTCTCAGTGGGGTAACGCTTTCATCGAAATCTGTTTCGAATAA
- the zur gene encoding zinc uptake transcriptional repressor Zur, whose protein sequence is MVKALDQTLVEQIEGICSARGVRLTPQRKRVFELICSNSRASSAYELLEQLKESEPQAKPPTVYRALEFLMEQGFIHRVESTNSFISCCSCNANQHFFQLLICDKCGDVVELQDDTLISLLANNAEKYGFKLTNQVIETHGTCKTCLSE, encoded by the coding sequence ATGGTGAAAGCTTTGGACCAGACACTAGTTGAGCAAATAGAAGGCATATGTTCGGCACGAGGAGTCCGACTGACTCCGCAACGTAAGCGAGTTTTTGAACTCATTTGTTCAAACTCAAGAGCCTCCAGCGCTTATGAATTACTGGAGCAGCTCAAGGAGAGCGAACCTCAAGCCAAACCTCCTACCGTCTATCGCGCTTTGGAATTTTTAATGGAGCAGGGCTTTATTCATCGGGTTGAATCGACCAACAGTTTTATCTCCTGCTGCTCTTGCAACGCGAACCAACATTTTTTCCAATTACTTATTTGTGATAAATGTGGGGATGTCGTTGAACTTCAGGATGATACACTGATATCCTTGTTGGCTAATAATGCTGAGAAATACGGCTTTAAATTGACCAATCAAGTGATCGAAACTCACGGTACCTGTAAAACTTGTCTCTCAGAGTGA
- the dusA gene encoding tRNA dihydrouridine(20/20a) synthase DusA, whose amino-acid sequence MTHSCRLSVAPMLDWTDRHCRYFHRLMTKETLLYTEMITTGAIIHGKGDFLAYNQEEHPVALQLGGSNPQDLAICAKLAAERGYDEVNLNVGCPSDRVQNGRFGACLMAEPQLVADCVAAMKEVVDIPVTVKTRIGIDDQDSYEFLTDFVSMVSEKGGCEQFTIHARKAWLSGLSPKENREIPPLDYPRAYQLKKDFSHLTIAINGGVKSLEEAKEHLQHLDGVMIGREAYQSPYLLASVDQELFGSQSPIKKRRQIVEEMYPYIEQQLTNGAYLGHMTRHMLGLFQNMPGARQWRRHISENAHKPGSGIEVLQQALAKIPQELDV is encoded by the coding sequence ATGACTCACTCTTGTCGTCTTTCTGTCGCTCCTATGCTCGATTGGACCGATCGCCATTGTCGTTACTTTCATCGCTTGATGACGAAAGAAACCTTGCTCTATACCGAAATGATTACGACTGGAGCGATTATTCATGGGAAAGGGGACTTTCTTGCTTATAACCAAGAAGAGCATCCTGTCGCGTTGCAGTTGGGCGGTTCAAACCCTCAAGATCTCGCCATTTGTGCCAAGTTGGCAGCAGAGCGAGGCTACGACGAAGTGAACCTGAATGTCGGTTGCCCGTCAGATCGCGTCCAGAATGGACGTTTTGGTGCTTGTCTTATGGCTGAGCCTCAATTGGTTGCGGATTGTGTCGCTGCAATGAAAGAGGTCGTCGATATTCCGGTGACGGTGAAAACCCGTATTGGTATCGATGACCAAGACTCTTACGAGTTTCTCACTGACTTTGTCTCCATGGTTTCTGAAAAAGGTGGCTGCGAACAGTTTACTATCCATGCGCGTAAAGCATGGCTGAGTGGTCTAAGCCCGAAAGAAAACCGTGAGATCCCACCACTGGATTACCCACGAGCTTACCAACTGAAGAAAGACTTTTCGCATTTGACAATTGCAATTAACGGTGGCGTGAAATCCTTAGAAGAAGCGAAAGAACACCTACAGCATCTAGATGGCGTGATGATCGGTCGTGAAGCGTATCAAAGTCCTTACTTACTCGCGTCAGTGGACCAAGAGTTGTTTGGTAGCCAATCGCCAATTAAGAAGCGACGTCAGATCGTGGAAGAAATGTATCCTTACATCGAGCAGCAGCTTACCAATGGTGCTTACCTTGGTCATATGACTCGTCACATGCTAGGGCTATTCCAAAACATGCCAGGTGCACGTCAATGGCGTCGTCATATCAGTGAGAATGCTCACAAGCCAGGCTCTGGTATTGAGGTGTTACAGCAGGCTTTAGCCAAAATACCGCAAGAACTGGATGTGTAA
- the pspG gene encoding envelope stress response protein PspG, producing the protein MLELIFVLVFAATLLVTGITMMTVFAATGIALVVMILLGMLGFVLKLLPWLIVIAVAIWFFKHVVAQPRYKS; encoded by the coding sequence ATGTTAGAGCTGATTTTTGTTTTGGTTTTCGCAGCAACCTTGTTGGTGACGGGGATTACAATGATGACGGTGTTTGCTGCAACAGGTATTGCGCTGGTGGTGATGATTTTGCTCGGTATGCTTGGGTTTGTTTTGAAGTTATTGCCTTGGTTAATTGTTATCGCCGTGGCTATCTGGTTTTTTAAGCATGTGGTCGCGCAGCCCAGATACAAATCGTAA
- a CDS encoding TIGR04219 family outer membrane beta-barrel protein, translated as MRNKIATICALLAPLGLFSATCQASVETTVGAEFWNVKTKVNEVDRDRAATGTYYASIEHEVKYLPDMRVRYTSVDADYMAFDKLDLTLYFNLLEHDLMHFDAGITFSDLSNTKYLNVADLAAGESSFDEMIWAWYGYGEINVPKTNFDVIGEMNFGNNKGIKSTDLMAGMQYRLPFEGSEVALRAGYRVIDLEADAFASSLGKSFIFAHGWFLGAQYRF; from the coding sequence ATGCGTAATAAAATCGCTACCATTTGTGCACTATTGGCACCATTAGGCCTGTTTTCTGCGACCTGCCAAGCCAGTGTGGAAACCACGGTAGGCGCCGAATTTTGGAATGTGAAAACGAAAGTCAATGAAGTTGACCGTGATCGTGCCGCCACTGGGACCTATTACGCATCGATTGAGCATGAAGTAAAATATTTGCCAGACATGCGTGTGCGTTACACTTCGGTTGATGCCGATTACATGGCATTCGATAAGCTGGATCTAACGCTTTACTTTAATTTGCTTGAGCACGATTTGATGCACTTTGATGCGGGTATCACCTTCAGCGATTTGAGCAACACCAAGTATCTCAATGTTGCGGACTTAGCCGCAGGCGAGTCTTCGTTTGATGAGATGATTTGGGCTTGGTATGGCTACGGTGAAATTAACGTACCAAAAACCAATTTTGATGTGATTGGTGAGATGAACTTTGGTAACAACAAAGGCATCAAGAGTACAGATTTGATGGCAGGCATGCAGTATCGATTGCCTTTTGAGGGGTCGGAAGTGGCTTTACGTGCGGGTTACCGCGTGATTGACTTGGAAGCCGATGCTTTTGCTTCCTCTTTGGGTAAATCATTTATCTTCGCCCATGGCTGGTTTTTAGGCGCGCAATATCGCTTTTAA
- a CDS encoding assimilatory sulfite reductase (NADPH) flavoprotein subunit, translating to MNRDVVTMSSQKKVSSGNTTPSGLAGLASPLNDQQINLLQQISDLSPQQLAWVSGYFWGLSQSAAPSAVTPIAQAVSAVAAKPAGKLTIIFASQTGNAKGVAEALEQEAKAEGIAVQLFDASDYKGKNLANETHVIIVASTNGEGEAPDNAIELHEFLQSKKAPKLPNLQYGVIGLGDSSYEFFCQTGKDFDAYLTKLGATPFIERVDCDVDYDASAAQWRKQALEKVKDALSAGVEADVVQLPVAQLAAGHALYTKQNPYAATLLTSQKITGRDSGKDVRHVEIDLAGSGITYQPGDALGVWFENSGELANQVLAKVGLSGVESIDVDGESLSIHSALVSKFEITSSNPQQVEKFALLSGSKKLLKLVEEKDKLREYAGNTQLVDLLAEKQTKLTAEELVGLLRRLTPRLYSIASSQTEVDEEVHLTVGLVEYEFKGEQRFGGASSYLAQRLEEGEQVNIFVENNNNFKLPVDDNVPVIMVGPGTGIAPFRSFIQERDNRGAEGKNWLFFGDRTFTQDFLYQVEWQKYLKSGLLTKLDVAFSRDQAEKVYVQQRILENAAQVWQWIQEGAYLYVCGDANRMAKDVHQAFVAVAEQEGKMSRDDAEEFINDLRKAKRYQRDVY from the coding sequence ATGAATAGGGATGTCGTGACTATGTCTTCTCAAAAGAAAGTGTCATCAGGAAACACTACTCCATCAGGATTGGCTGGCTTAGCTAGCCCACTCAACGATCAACAAATTAATCTATTACAGCAGATTTCAGATTTATCACCGCAGCAATTGGCTTGGGTGAGTGGCTACTTTTGGGGATTGTCGCAAAGTGCCGCGCCATCCGCTGTCACGCCTATCGCTCAAGCGGTTTCGGCTGTGGCTGCTAAACCCGCAGGAAAACTGACGATTATCTTTGCGTCTCAAACCGGCAACGCCAAAGGGGTTGCTGAAGCGCTGGAACAAGAGGCCAAAGCAGAAGGTATTGCTGTTCAGTTATTTGACGCGAGCGATTACAAAGGTAAAAACTTAGCCAATGAAACTCATGTCATTATTGTCGCGTCCACCAATGGTGAAGGTGAAGCGCCAGATAATGCCATCGAATTGCATGAGTTCTTGCAATCGAAGAAAGCACCGAAGTTGCCAAACCTACAATACGGTGTGATTGGTTTAGGTGACTCAAGTTACGAGTTTTTCTGTCAGACGGGCAAAGATTTCGATGCCTATCTTACCAAGCTGGGTGCGACGCCATTCATCGAGCGTGTCGATTGTGATGTTGATTATGATGCATCGGCAGCACAGTGGCGTAAACAGGCGCTAGAAAAAGTAAAGGATGCGTTGTCTGCGGGAGTTGAAGCTGACGTGGTTCAATTGCCAGTCGCGCAATTGGCAGCAGGACATGCTCTCTATACTAAGCAAAACCCTTATGCTGCGACGCTACTGACCAGCCAAAAAATCACAGGCCGAGATTCTGGTAAAGACGTTCGTCATGTAGAAATCGATCTCGCTGGCTCAGGCATCACTTATCAGCCGGGAGATGCCTTAGGGGTGTGGTTTGAGAACAGTGGTGAGTTAGCCAATCAAGTGCTAGCCAAAGTGGGATTATCTGGAGTAGAAAGCATTGATGTGGACGGTGAAAGTCTCTCTATTCACAGTGCTTTGGTGAGTAAGTTTGAAATTACCTCTTCTAATCCTCAACAAGTGGAAAAGTTTGCCCTGCTTTCCGGTAGCAAAAAGCTGCTAAAACTGGTGGAAGAGAAAGACAAGCTGCGCGAGTACGCAGGTAATACGCAGCTTGTGGATCTGTTAGCGGAAAAGCAAACCAAACTTACGGCAGAGGAGTTGGTGGGACTACTGCGTCGCCTTACTCCAAGGCTGTACTCCATTGCCTCGAGCCAAACGGAAGTGGATGAAGAAGTCCATCTTACAGTAGGGCTAGTAGAGTATGAGTTCAAAGGCGAACAACGCTTTGGTGGAGCCTCCAGTTATTTAGCCCAACGTCTAGAAGAAGGTGAGCAAGTAAACATCTTTGTAGAGAACAACAATAACTTCAAGTTGCCAGTAGACGATAATGTCCCAGTCATCATGGTTGGACCTGGTACGGGTATTGCGCCTTTCCGCAGTTTCATCCAAGAGCGTGATAACCGCGGTGCTGAAGGCAAAAACTGGTTGTTCTTTGGTGATCGTACCTTTACACAAGATTTCCTCTACCAGGTTGAGTGGCAGAAGTATCTGAAATCTGGCCTGCTGACAAAACTCGATGTCGCTTTTAGTCGTGACCAAGCAGAGAAAGTCTATGTACAGCAACGCATCTTAGAAAATGCAGCGCAAGTATGGCAGTGGATTCAAGAAGGCGCCTATCTCTATGTCTGTGGCGATGCGAACCGAATGGCAAAAGATGTTCATCAGGCATTCGTCGCTGTGGCAGAACAAGAAGGTAAGATGTCACGCGATGACGCAGAAGAATTTATTAACGACTTACGTAAAGCAAAACGTTATCAAAGGGATGTGTACTAA
- the cysI gene encoding assimilatory sulfite reductase (NADPH) hemoprotein subunit: MTFSIENNKQIVLGEELGKLSDNERLKTQSNFLRGTIEQDLQDRITGGFTADNFQLIRFHGMYQQDDRDIRNERAKQKLEPLHNVMLRARMPGGIITPKQWLAIDKFATEHSLYGSIRLTTRQTFQFHGVLKPNIKLMHQTLNSIGIDSIATAGDVNRNVLCTTNPVESELHQEAYEWAKKISEHLLPKTKAYAEIWLDGEKVETTEDDEPILGKTYLPRKFKTTVVIPPQNDVDVHANDLNFVAIAENGKLIGFNVLVGGGLAMTHGDTSTYPRRADDFGYIPLEKTLDVAAAVVTTQRDWGNRSNRKNAKTKYTLDRVGTDVFKAEVEKRAGIKFETSRPYEFTERGDRIGWVEGIDGKHHLTLFIENGRLLDYPGKPLKTGVAEIAKIHKGDFRMTANQNLIVAGVSKSNKAKIEKLAREHGLMDDGVSEQRKNSMACVAFPTCPLAMAEAERFLPQFVTDVEGILDKHGLDKEDNIILRVTGCPNGCGRAMLAEIGLVGKAPGRYNLHLGGNRGGTRVPKMYKENITDTQILDEIDALVGRWAKERLDGECFGDFTIRAGIVEEVIISKRDFYA; the protein is encoded by the coding sequence ATGACTTTTTCTATTGAAAATAATAAGCAGATTGTATTAGGCGAAGAATTAGGAAAGTTGTCTGATAACGAACGTCTTAAAACGCAGAGTAACTTCCTACGTGGCACGATAGAGCAGGATCTACAAGACCGAATCACAGGCGGATTTACCGCGGATAACTTCCAGTTGATTCGCTTCCACGGTATGTATCAGCAGGATGACCGTGATATTCGTAACGAGCGCGCAAAACAGAAACTTGAGCCTCTACATAACGTGATGCTACGTGCACGTATGCCGGGTGGTATCATTACGCCCAAACAATGGTTAGCGATTGACAAGTTTGCTACCGAGCACTCGCTTTATGGCAGTATTCGTCTGACCACGCGTCAAACGTTCCAGTTTCACGGTGTACTTAAGCCGAACATCAAGCTAATGCATCAGACACTAAATAGCATTGGTATTGATTCGATTGCGACGGCGGGTGATGTTAACCGTAATGTGTTGTGTACAACCAACCCGGTTGAATCGGAACTTCATCAAGAAGCCTACGAATGGGCGAAAAAAATCAGTGAGCATTTGCTGCCTAAAACCAAAGCGTATGCAGAGATTTGGTTAGATGGTGAAAAAGTGGAAACCACGGAAGATGATGAGCCGATCCTAGGTAAAACCTACTTACCGCGTAAGTTTAAAACGACCGTCGTGATCCCTCCACAAAATGATGTGGACGTTCATGCCAATGATCTTAACTTTGTCGCGATTGCTGAAAATGGCAAATTGATTGGCTTTAACGTGTTGGTGGGCGGTGGTTTGGCGATGACACATGGTGATACGTCGACTTACCCACGTCGTGCTGATGATTTTGGCTACATTCCGCTAGAGAAAACACTGGATGTGGCTGCTGCTGTCGTCACGACGCAACGCGATTGGGGTAACCGCTCGAATCGTAAAAATGCCAAAACCAAGTACACTTTGGACCGTGTGGGTACAGATGTCTTTAAAGCGGAAGTGGAAAAGCGTGCTGGGATTAAGTTTGAAACCAGTCGTCCGTATGAGTTCACTGAGCGCGGCGATCGCATTGGCTGGGTTGAAGGGATTGATGGTAAGCACCATCTCACCCTGTTTATTGAGAATGGTCGTCTACTCGATTATCCCGGCAAACCCCTGAAAACAGGTGTGGCAGAAATCGCTAAAATTCATAAAGGTGATTTCCGTATGACCGCTAACCAAAACTTAATTGTGGCTGGTGTCTCTAAGAGCAACAAAGCCAAAATAGAGAAGTTGGCGCGTGAGCACGGTTTGATGGATGACGGCGTTAGCGAGCAGCGCAAGAACTCGATGGCGTGTGTGGCATTCCCTACCTGCCCGCTAGCAATGGCGGAAGCAGAGCGCTTCCTGCCTCAGTTTGTTACCGATGTAGAAGGTATTCTGGACAAGCATGGCCTAGATAAAGAAGACAACATCATTTTGCGAGTCACGGGCTGTCCGAATGGTTGTGGCCGTGCAATGTTGGCGGAAATCGGCTTAGTTGGTAAAGCGCCAGGTCGTTACAATCTCCATCTTGGTGGCAACCGTGGTGGTACACGAGTGCCGAAGATGTATAAAGAGAACATCACCGACACGCAAATATTAGATGAAATTGATGCGCTTGTTGGCCGTTGGGCGAAAGAGCGTTTGGATGGCGAATGCTTTGGTGATTTCACTATACGTGCTGGCATTGTTGAAGAGGTCATCATTTCTAAAAGGGATTTCTATGCTTGA
- a CDS encoding phosphoadenylyl-sulfate reductase gives MLDSVASTLQLSELLTLTKAEQSLRLAEINVELEMLSAHDRVAWALQNLEGAHAVSSSFGIQAAVMLHLVSKQQADIPVILTDTGYLFPETYQFIDELTESLNLNLKVYRANESANWQEARYGKLWEQGIEGIEKYNKLNKVEPMRRALNELNVKTWFSGLRREQSQSRAGLPILSIQNGVFKFLPVVDWSNKDVHYYLKEHGLSYHPLWDQGYLSVGDTHTTQKWEPGMSEEETRFFGLKRECGLHEEDNEQDGSGI, from the coding sequence ATGCTTGATTCTGTTGCTTCAACGCTGCAGCTATCAGAATTGCTCACGTTAACCAAGGCGGAGCAAAGTCTCCGCCTTGCCGAAATCAACGTTGAGTTAGAGATGCTGTCAGCTCACGATAGGGTCGCTTGGGCTCTGCAAAATTTAGAAGGGGCACACGCTGTTTCGTCGAGTTTTGGGATTCAAGCGGCTGTCATGCTGCATTTGGTATCGAAGCAGCAAGCCGATATTCCCGTCATTTTGACCGATACGGGCTACCTATTTCCTGAAACGTATCAATTTATTGATGAGTTAACTGAATCTCTAAACCTAAATCTCAAAGTATACCGAGCGAATGAGAGTGCAAACTGGCAGGAAGCTCGATATGGCAAACTGTGGGAGCAAGGTATAGAAGGTATAGAGAAATACAATAAGCTTAATAAAGTCGAACCTATGCGTCGGGCACTGAATGAGCTCAATGTTAAAACCTGGTTTTCCGGGTTACGTCGAGAGCAATCTCAATCCCGAGCCGGTCTACCTATTCTTTCGATACAAAATGGTGTGTTTAAGTTTTTACCTGTAGTGGATTGGAGTAACAAAGACGTACACTACTATTTAAAAGAACACGGTCTTTCATATCACCCCCTTTGGGATCAGGGCTATCTTTCTGTCGGGGATACGCATACAACCCAAAAATGGGAGCCAGGGATGAGTGAAGAAGAAACTCGTTTCTTTGGCTTGAAGCGTGAGTGTGGTCTTCACGAAGAAGATAATGAACAAGATGGTTCTGGTATTTAA
- a CDS encoding FIST signal transduction protein gives MKIEQIVWQEGHWQGLSSSSQLDSINTLIIVFGRASDASLVQLSAKMPHSQVIGCSTAGEIIDNTILENAVVATIILFEKSTIHLASAHIEEGVRTSFNIGVQLGQELSSHKDNLKHVFVLSDGLLINGGHLVEGFHSVLPKNIKVTGGLAGDGERFEQTTVIFGNRSSSGLVVALGLYGEQLSVGYGSRGGWCPFGMERKVTRSTDNVLYELDDQDALSIYKTYLGDLAQELPASGLRFPLEISVPGQEIKLVRTLLAIDETQGSITFAGNVPKGVTAKLMRASSESLIEGARNAASLCHHDSSSPALAILISCVGRRLLLRQLAEDEVEAVSEELGENTRVCGFYSYGEIAPSSEEGSADLHNQTMTITTLSEM, from the coding sequence ATGAAGATTGAGCAAATTGTATGGCAAGAAGGTCATTGGCAAGGTTTATCTTCCTCTAGCCAACTAGATAGCATAAATACATTAATCATCGTGTTTGGACGAGCGAGTGATGCGTCGCTTGTGCAGTTAAGTGCAAAGATGCCCCACTCCCAAGTCATAGGTTGTAGCACAGCAGGAGAAATTATTGACAATACGATTCTTGAAAATGCTGTCGTTGCAACCATCATACTATTTGAAAAGTCGACAATTCATCTAGCGAGTGCACACATCGAAGAAGGAGTGAGAACAAGTTTCAACATCGGAGTTCAGTTAGGTCAGGAGTTATCTTCTCACAAGGATAATTTAAAACACGTCTTTGTTCTGAGTGATGGATTGCTCATTAACGGGGGCCATCTTGTTGAAGGTTTTCATTCTGTCTTGCCGAAAAACATTAAAGTGACTGGTGGTTTAGCGGGCGATGGTGAGCGGTTTGAACAGACTACTGTAATTTTTGGAAACCGATCCAGTTCTGGGCTTGTGGTCGCGTTAGGGTTGTATGGTGAGCAATTGTCGGTGGGTTATGGTTCACGTGGTGGTTGGTGTCCTTTTGGCATGGAAAGAAAGGTAACACGTTCAACCGATAATGTTCTCTATGAGCTCGATGATCAGGATGCTTTGTCTATATACAAAACGTATTTAGGAGACTTAGCACAAGAACTGCCCGCTAGCGGTTTGCGATTTCCCCTAGAGATCAGTGTACCTGGTCAAGAGATAAAACTTGTGCGTACTTTACTCGCGATTGATGAGACACAAGGATCGATAACATTTGCGGGTAATGTACCCAAAGGCGTCACTGCTAAATTGATGAGAGCCAGTTCAGAATCGCTTATTGAGGGAGCACGTAATGCCGCGAGTTTGTGTCATCACGATAGTTCATCCCCGGCCTTGGCCATCTTAATCAGTTGTGTAGGAAGGCGCTTACTCTTGAGGCAGTTGGCTGAAGACGAGGTTGAGGCGGTGAGCGAAGAGTTAGGCGAAAATACTCGGGTATGCGGTTTTTACTCTTATGGTGAGATTGCCCCTAGCTCGGAGGAAGGAAGCGCAGATCTGCATAATCAAACCATGACCATTACTACTCTGTCGGAAATGTAG